In a single window of the Nocardioides massiliensis genome:
- the istB gene encoding IS21-like element helper ATPase IstB: MTATSPPPLPADLNEGLKRLKMAAMRRLAPELLLTAKTQRWNPEEFLRTLVEAEIASRDESNRRARTRQAGFPVTKTLEEFDVAASSIPTATFDYLASLEWIRAAENVCMIGPAGTGKSHTLIALGIAAVEAGHRVRYFTAAELVETLYRGLADNSVGKVIEAVLRNDLIVVDELGFAPLDDTGAQLLFRFVAAAYERRSLGIASHWPFESWGRFLPEHTTAVSMLDRLLHHCHTVVTDGDSYRMRQARTNGGTQLKTH; the protein is encoded by the coding sequence ATGACCGCGACGTCCCCGCCGCCGCTGCCGGCGGATCTGAACGAGGGTCTGAAGCGGTTGAAGATGGCCGCGATGCGCCGGCTGGCACCCGAGCTGCTCCTCACCGCCAAGACCCAACGCTGGAACCCTGAGGAGTTCCTCCGCACCCTCGTCGAGGCCGAAATCGCCTCGCGCGATGAGTCCAACCGACGAGCCCGGACGCGCCAAGCAGGGTTCCCCGTGACCAAGACACTCGAGGAGTTCGACGTCGCCGCCTCATCGATCCCCACAGCGACGTTCGACTACCTGGCCAGCCTGGAGTGGATCCGCGCGGCCGAGAACGTGTGCATGATCGGCCCGGCCGGCACCGGGAAGTCCCACACCCTGATCGCGCTCGGCATCGCCGCGGTCGAGGCAGGGCACCGAGTCCGATACTTCACCGCCGCCGAGCTCGTCGAGACCCTCTACCGAGGGCTGGCCGACAACTCCGTCGGAAAGGTCATCGAGGCCGTGCTGCGCAACGACCTCATCGTCGTCGACGAGCTCGGATTCGCCCCGCTGGACGACACCGGCGCCCAACTGTTGTTCCGGTTCGTCGCGGCCGCCTACGAACGCCGCTCGCTCGGAATCGCATCCCACTGGCCATTCGAGTCCTGGGGCCGGTTCCTGCCCGAGCACACCACCGCGGTCAGCATGCTCGACCGGCTCCTGCACCACTGCCACACCGTCGTCACCGACGGCGACTCCTACCGCATGAGACAAGCCCGAACGAACGGAGGAACCCAACTCAAGACCCACTGA
- the istA gene encoding IS21 family transposase — protein sequence MKNAQERMDVIAAYRDVGTYRGAAEICGTTHKTVKRIVTAHELLSKGAHRPPRAPRAKNYDEVADLVAEAVAKTVGKISAKRLLPAARAAGYKGSDRNFRRLVATAKRQWRLGQARAGGRRPAVWSPGEVLAIDWGEEILAGRKVHVFCAVLAWSRFRFVRFAADEQQATTLAMLAECFEVLGGVPKVVLADRMGCLKGGVVANVVVPAPDYVRFATHYRFRPDFCHAADPESKGIVENLVGYAKDDLLVPLELDDDPWAEGLAGLNTRAKAWSEEVNRRRHSEIQAVPVERLDTEREVLGELPSLRLEVGPKPITRKVDKLSCIRFASARYSVPNRLIGTTVTVLVDDRDRVLRVIEPVTGEVHAEHQLVAPGETSIVDAHYDRPRPATPRRGARPRTAAEREFLALGPVAEEFLTGAAAAGVTKLGSEIAEILTLGAAHGTGPLLTALQRAVAFGRWRAADVRSILATNGHAPRPTAAGQALVMTLPTVPTRSLEAYRIGSGTSPDSEGGEGA from the coding sequence GGCACGACCCACAAGACGGTGAAGCGGATCGTCACCGCACACGAGCTGCTCAGCAAGGGTGCTCATCGGCCACCGCGGGCGCCGCGGGCGAAGAACTACGACGAGGTCGCCGACCTGGTCGCCGAGGCCGTGGCCAAGACCGTCGGCAAGATCAGCGCCAAGCGGCTGCTGCCGGCCGCGCGAGCGGCTGGCTATAAGGGCTCTGATCGCAACTTCCGGCGGCTGGTCGCGACCGCGAAGCGCCAATGGCGACTCGGTCAGGCCCGCGCGGGTGGGCGTCGTCCGGCGGTGTGGTCGCCTGGTGAGGTGCTGGCGATCGACTGGGGCGAGGAGATCCTCGCGGGCCGCAAGGTCCACGTGTTCTGCGCGGTGCTCGCCTGGTCGCGGTTCCGGTTCGTCCGCTTCGCTGCCGATGAGCAGCAGGCGACCACGCTGGCGATGCTGGCAGAGTGCTTCGAGGTCCTCGGCGGGGTCCCGAAGGTCGTGCTCGCCGACCGCATGGGTTGCTTGAAGGGCGGCGTGGTCGCGAACGTCGTCGTCCCCGCGCCGGACTATGTCCGGTTCGCCACCCACTACCGGTTCCGTCCCGACTTCTGCCACGCCGCGGACCCGGAGTCCAAGGGGATCGTGGAGAACCTGGTCGGCTATGCCAAGGACGACCTTCTGGTCCCCCTCGAGCTCGACGACGACCCGTGGGCCGAGGGTCTGGCTGGGTTGAACACCCGCGCGAAGGCGTGGTCCGAGGAGGTCAACCGACGCCGTCACAGCGAGATCCAGGCGGTCCCGGTCGAGCGGCTCGACACCGAGCGAGAGGTGCTCGGCGAGCTGCCGTCGCTGCGGTTGGAGGTTGGCCCCAAGCCGATCACGAGAAAGGTCGACAAACTGTCGTGCATCCGGTTCGCCTCGGCCCGCTACTCGGTGCCGAACCGTCTGATCGGCACCACGGTGACCGTGCTGGTTGACGACCGCGATCGGGTGTTGCGGGTGATCGAGCCGGTGACCGGCGAAGTCCATGCCGAACACCAACTGGTCGCGCCGGGCGAGACCAGCATCGTCGATGCCCACTACGACCGGCCACGTCCTGCCACCCCGCGCCGTGGTGCTCGACCCCGCACGGCAGCGGAGCGGGAGTTCCTCGCTCTGGGCCCGGTCGCCGAGGAGTTCCTGACTGGTGCGGCAGCAGCTGGGGTGACCAAGCTCGGCAGCGAGATCGCCGAGATCCTCACCCTGGGCGCCGCGCATGGCACCGGTCCGCTGCTCACGGCACTGCAACGGGCGGTGGCGTTCGGGCGATGGCGCGCTGCGGACGTCCGGTCGATCCTGGCCACCAACGGACACGCACCCCGACCGACTGCCGCGGGACAGGCACTGGTGATGACGCTGCCCACCGTCCCGACCAGGTCACTGGAGGCCTACCGCATCGGCTCCGGCACCAGTCCCGATTCCGAGGGTGGTGAGGGAGCATGA